A stretch of the Chlorobiota bacterium genome encodes the following:
- a CDS encoding SusD/RagB family nutrient-binding outer membrane lipoprotein yields the protein MKNKYISISFICLISSVSLLFLSSCSIDPAINNSPNGISIASLKTQEGQFGLVVALQTGTGEFYCGDRSRMSSIFTWQMSAVKGLGRPQPITWNSYDLSLDGPVSDMWLVGFKTVRIANDILKYSVETDFGASNIGIRATLKGMAETYKAIVLGELAAYYGSIPITQDGFNTNPFVSQTDAYAEVQRLLDDAIIQFGNSAPIKQDLNYGGDKAKWISTCNSLKARYFLHLKNYSSALSSAKNGITDSKMSLNAMFTDAAGEQGPWAHWAKDESGEPIRGEKTFVDLLQKEAGDKRLSEYFTPNFNTTFFGNPAHKQVVTDTNATKGTNIVSLKKYAEYADDIPLISGNENTLIIAECEARVGALPNAVKAVNSIRVNAGLNDMNSGDVSDKNKVITEILTQKHLSLFLEGQTYTDMRRTGTLPELAVPKRFLYPLVETNSNKTTCPKDNDALVSAILP from the coding sequence ATGAAAAATAAATATATATCTATCAGTTTTATCTGTTTGATTAGTTCAGTTTCATTACTTTTTTTAAGTAGCTGTTCTATTGACCCAGCAATTAATAATTCCCCAAATGGAATCAGTATTGCATCTCTGAAAACTCAAGAAGGTCAGTTTGGTTTAGTTGTTGCACTTCAAACTGGAACAGGTGAATTTTATTGTGGTGATCGCTCTAGAATGTCATCAATTTTTACTTGGCAAATGTCTGCTGTAAAAGGTTTAGGAAGACCACAACCAATTACATGGAATTCCTATGATTTATCTTTAGATGGTCCTGTCAGTGACATGTGGTTAGTTGGTTTTAAAACTGTCAGGATAGCAAATGATATTTTAAAATATTCTGTAGAAACAGATTTTGGAGCAAGTAATATAGGCATTAGAGCAACTTTGAAAGGAATGGCAGAAACTTACAAAGCGATTGTTTTGGGTGAACTTGCTGCTTATTATGGTTCAATTCCAATTACTCAAGATGGATTTAATACTAATCCTTTTGTTTCCCAAACTGATGCTTATGCAGAAGTTCAAAGATTATTAGATGATGCAATTATTCAATTTGGCAATTCAGCTCCAATCAAACAAGATTTAAATTATGGTGGAGATAAAGCAAAATGGATTTCTACTTGTAACTCTCTAAAAGCTCGTTATTTTCTTCATTTAAAAAATTATTCTTCTGCTTTGAGCTCTGCCAAGAATGGAATAACTGATAGTAAAATGAGCTTGAATGCAATGTTCACAGATGCAGCTGGTGAGCAGGGACCATGGGCACATTGGGCTAAAGATGAAAGTGGAGAACCAATTAGAGGTGAAAAAACTTTCGTAGATTTGTTACAAAAAGAGGCTGGTGACAAAAGATTATCTGAATATTTTACACCAAATTTTAATACTACATTTTTTGGGAATCCTGCACACAAACAAGTTGTTACTGATACTAATGCAACTAAAGGTACAAACATTGTTTCTCTAAAAAAATATGCAGAGTATGCCGATGATATTCCATTAATTTCTGGTAATGAGAATACACTTATTATAGCAGAATGCGAAGCAAGAGTTGGAGCATTACCAAATGCTGTTAAAGCTGTAAATTCTATAAGAGTAAATGCTGGATTAAATGATATGAATAGTGGAGATGTTTCTGATAAAAATAAAGTTATCACTGAAATTTTAACTCAAAAACATTTAAGTCTATTTTTAGAAGGTCAAACTTATACTGATATGAGAAGAACAGGAACATTGCCTGAACTAGCTGTTCCTAAGCGTTTTTTATATCCGTTAGTTGAAACAAATTCTAACAAAACTACTTGCCCTAAAGATAATGATGCATTAGTAAGTGCAATTTTACCTTAG
- the mltG gene encoding endolytic transglycosylase MltG, with protein sequence MAKIIKPEKNKSIVESVNGNKNVVLLAIVFSIIVFLYLIFKFFTGGFGAGVADVNIPKNSTFEQILDTLEVNNLIRSRASFKILATTYGKADKIKWGKYKIERGSSNLEVLDVLTSDQSNKVKVTFPEGITAKKVASILKREDVCDSTKFIKLITDSSFLRSINISHSTAEGFLMPDTYFFSKNETPENIVERMVGEFNSFYSQDKQAKSNDVNLTPYQVIILASIVEGEARVSDERSIIAGLYLNRIKKGIKLEADPTVQYIIPYGPRRLYFKDLAIDNPYNTYKYKGLPPSPINNPSKESILGVLNAQSHNYIFMCAKGDGSGRHNFSVNSSQHKQAVTEYQQNLKKVK encoded by the coding sequence ATGGCTAAAATTATTAAACCAGAAAAAAATAAATCAATTGTTGAATCTGTAAATGGAAATAAAAATGTTGTTTTATTAGCAATAGTTTTTTCTATAATTGTTTTTCTTTATTTGATATTTAAATTTTTTACTGGTGGTTTTGGTGCTGGAGTTGCAGATGTTAATATACCAAAGAATTCTACTTTTGAGCAGATTCTTGATACATTAGAAGTAAATAATTTAATTCGAAGTAGGGCATCATTTAAAATACTAGCTACTACATATGGTAAAGCAGATAAAATAAAATGGGGGAAATATAAAATTGAAAGAGGTTCTTCAAATTTGGAAGTATTAGATGTTTTAACTTCAGATCAATCAAATAAAGTTAAAGTTACTTTTCCAGAAGGTATAACTGCTAAAAAAGTTGCATCAATTTTAAAAAGAGAAGATGTTTGCGATTCAACTAAATTTATTAAATTAATTACAGATAGTTCTTTCTTAAGATCGATTAATATTTCTCATTCAACAGCCGAAGGATTTTTGATGCCAGACACTTATTTTTTCTCAAAGAATGAAACCCCAGAAAATATTGTTGAAAGAATGGTTGGGGAATTTAATTCATTTTATTCTCAAGATAAACAAGCGAAATCTAACGATGTTAACTTGACACCTTATCAAGTAATAATCTTGGCATCTATAGTTGAAGGTGAAGCTAGAGTTAGTGATGAAAGATCTATAATTGCAGGGTTATATCTTAATAGAATTAAAAAAGGTATTAAACTTGAAGCAGATCCAACAGTACAATATATCATTCCTTATGGACCCCGAAGACTTTATTTTAAGGATTTAGCTATTGATAATCCTTATAATACATATAAGTATAAAGGTTTACCACCATCACCTATCAACAATCCAAGTAAAGAATCAATACTTGGAGTTCTAAATGCTCAAAGTCATAATTACATTTTTATGTGTGCAAAAGGTGATGGTTCTGGGAGACATAATTTCAGTGTGAATTCATCGCAACATAAACAAGCAGTAACAGAATACCAACAAAATTTAAAGAAAGTTAAATAA
- a CDS encoding SusC/RagA family TonB-linked outer membrane protein gives MRTNYKRLIYATLPSQRLFLAVMVIIFTISKSLYSQGGNDERHTISGTITDSDTKKSMSGVSVSIPKMKIGAISNSKGEYSIKGVPQGSHSVETRMVGYQTSIKVVTIGTSDLVLNYEISSQALKGREIVVMGLTGEVKRDKLGNSISTVEGDKINKVVSTSAIDALAGRVTGAQVSKSSGTPGAGTFVTLRGRKSIAGSSEPLYVVDGVIIDNSYTFDPNGSKQLGNRAIDINPQDIESIEVLKGASAAAMYGSLAGNGVILITTKKGNMMSSEKPATITYSSSYTMDKHSGEFNLQNIYGQRIPYAAGTNGGVGKPGSTDSYGAKLKEGTTTFNHGEDVFRTGNSFEQSLSVSGGNGDINYLISGTLSNLEGTVISSDMDKRNIRLNLGVGLLPRLSLQTSSNYISSNTNLPQDGSNRSGTLLGGLRTPTEFDNSIKYESDGTQRRFAGYDNPLWSQENNSFNQNVNRFIHSSELTWNPIDWIKATGRIGLDRYDQTNVERLAVGARASLNSLGLIDVNRSSVSNYNLDLTLSASHNFSDNFSLNGIIGQQVIWQESNSSDVEATSTLPFYDQISAGSTKDGASANGKTKTVGLFASATATIFQNLNLTASIRRDGSSTFGKDNQFHNYPKFGISYTLSDESFMKDMKGTIDNLRIRGAYGEAGSPSLPGAYATTSLYGTYGFFDPWGRDTKASRNGFIGIRQGELSGDNYIVGGNENIQPELNIEREIGIDLGLFNNKIKFEANYSSNNVEDMILLLDIPASTGYDKYYKNAAAMYNRTIELNLGINPVNIEGFTWNTNFGFTKTTNMVTKLEGSSTYGINGAFTGVTNIATPGQPLGVFYGRGWLRDSTTGKIIYSTGAADDDYGNAYKGAPKLSTELLILGSSEPDFTASWENTFSLMNDITFSFLFDIKQGGKVWNGTEGALYNFGTHGDTKDRDEPWINEDGQPVMDVTDPNKPVAVTKQEYYQTYANGFNDSNEPHIKDGSYIKLRDISLGYNYHGLSEYGIETLNLSLSARNLMTISKYNGFDPEVNTFGNSEGRGMDYFTLPQSKSLRISLSLTY, from the coding sequence ATGAGAACTAATTACAAACGGCTTATTTATGCCACTTTACCATCACAAAGATTATTTTTAGCAGTTATGGTAATAATTTTCACAATCTCCAAATCATTATATTCTCAAGGAGGAAATGATGAGCGACACACAATTTCAGGTACAATTACAGATTCTGACACCAAAAAAAGTATGTCTGGGGTTTCAGTATCTATACCAAAAATGAAAATTGGAGCAATCTCTAACTCTAAGGGTGAATATTCTATTAAAGGAGTTCCCCAAGGATCTCATTCTGTTGAAACTCGAATGGTAGGTTACCAAACTTCTATAAAAGTTGTTACAATTGGAACATCAGATTTAGTTCTGAATTATGAGATTAGTTCTCAGGCTTTAAAAGGGCGAGAGATAGTTGTTATGGGTCTTACAGGCGAAGTTAAAAGAGATAAACTTGGGAACTCAATTAGTACAGTTGAAGGAGATAAGATTAATAAAGTTGTATCAACTTCAGCAATAGATGCCTTAGCAGGGAGAGTTACAGGTGCCCAAGTTAGTAAAAGTAGTGGTACTCCTGGAGCTGGTACTTTTGTTACACTTAGAGGTAGAAAATCTATTGCAGGTAGCTCTGAACCTTTATATGTTGTTGATGGAGTTATAATTGATAATAGTTATACTTTTGATCCTAATGGAAGTAAACAATTAGGGAACAGAGCAATTGATATTAATCCTCAAGATATTGAAAGTATTGAAGTTCTCAAAGGAGCTTCAGCAGCAGCAATGTATGGTTCATTAGCTGGAAATGGAGTTATACTTATCACCACTAAAAAAGGAAATATGATGAGCAGTGAAAAGCCTGCAACTATAACATACAGTTCTTCTTACACAATGGATAAACATTCAGGAGAATTTAATTTACAAAACATTTATGGACAGAGAATCCCTTATGCTGCAGGTACAAATGGTGGTGTTGGTAAACCAGGTTCTACAGATTCTTATGGTGCTAAATTAAAAGAAGGAACAACAACATTTAATCATGGTGAAGACGTGTTTAGAACAGGAAATAGTTTTGAACAAAGCCTAAGCGTTAGTGGTGGAAATGGTGATATAAATTATTTAATTTCTGGGACATTATCCAATTTAGAAGGAACTGTAATAAGCTCAGATATGGATAAAAGAAACATAAGATTAAATTTAGGGGTTGGTCTTTTACCAAGACTTTCTTTACAAACTAGCTCAAATTACATTTCTTCAAATACTAACTTACCTCAAGATGGAAGTAATAGATCTGGTACTTTGTTAGGTGGATTAAGAACACCAACAGAGTTTGATAATAGTATAAAATATGAATCTGACGGAACACAAAGAAGATTTGCTGGTTATGATAATCCATTATGGTCACAAGAGAATAATTCTTTTAATCAGAATGTTAACAGATTTATTCATAGTAGTGAGTTAACTTGGAACCCAATTGATTGGATTAAAGCCACTGGGCGAATTGGTTTAGATAGATACGATCAAACTAATGTTGAAAGGTTAGCAGTTGGTGCTAGAGCTTCATTAAATTCATTAGGTTTGATTGATGTTAATAGATCTTCAGTTTCTAATTATAATTTAGATTTAACATTATCTGCCTCACATAATTTTAGTGACAATTTTTCTTTAAATGGAATTATTGGTCAACAAGTAATTTGGCAAGAAAGCAATAGTTCTGATGTTGAAGCTACAAGCACCCTCCCTTTTTATGATCAAATTTCAGCCGGTTCTACAAAAGATGGTGCTTCTGCTAATGGAAAAACAAAAACAGTTGGTTTGTTTGCTTCTGCTACTGCTACAATTTTCCAAAATTTAAATTTAACTGCATCAATTAGAAGAGACGGAAGCTCAACTTTTGGAAAGGACAATCAATTTCATAATTATCCAAAATTTGGAATTTCATATACTTTATCTGATGAATCTTTCATGAAAGATATGAAAGGTACAATTGATAATCTTCGAATAAGAGGAGCATATGGCGAAGCAGGATCACCAAGTTTGCCAGGAGCTTATGCAACTACATCTTTATATGGAACATATGGATTTTTTGATCCTTGGGGAAGAGATACTAAAGCATCAAGAAATGGGTTTATAGGTATTAGACAGGGAGAACTTAGTGGTGATAATTATATTGTTGGAGGAAATGAAAACATTCAACCAGAATTAAATATAGAAAGAGAAATAGGAATTGATTTGGGCTTATTCAACAATAAAATAAAGTTTGAAGCAAATTATAGTTCAAATAATGTTGAAGATATGATTCTATTATTAGATATTCCAGCATCTACTGGATATGACAAATATTACAAAAATGCAGCAGCAATGTATAACAGAACTATTGAACTTAATTTAGGAATAAATCCTGTAAATATAGAAGGCTTTACTTGGAATACTAATTTTGGGTTTACTAAAACAACTAACATGGTTACTAAGTTAGAAGGTTCTTCAACTTATGGCATTAATGGTGCATTTACTGGAGTTACTAATATTGCTACTCCAGGTCAGCCTTTGGGAGTTTTTTATGGTCGTGGTTGGCTTAGAGATTCAACAACTGGTAAAATAATTTATTCTACAGGTGCCGCTGACGATGATTATGGAAATGCTTACAAAGGAGCTCCAAAATTAAGCACAGAATTATTAATATTAGGTTCATCAGAACCAGATTTTACAGCTTCTTGGGAAAATACTTTTAGTTTAATGAATGACATAACTTTTTCATTCTTATTCGATATAAAGCAAGGTGGTAAAGTTTGGAATGGTACTGAAGGTGCATTGTATAACTTTGGTACTCATGGAGATACAAAAGATCGAGATGAACCATGGATCAATGAAGATGGTCAACCTGTTATGGATGTAACTGATCCAAATAAACCAGTTGCTGTAACAAAACAAGAATATTATCAAACTTATGCAAATGGATTTAATGATAGTAATGAACCTCATATTAAAGATGGTTCTTATATTAAACTAAGAGATATTTCTTTAGGTTATAACTATCATGGTTTAAGTGAATATGGTATTGAGACATTAAATTTATCTTTATCAGCAAGAAATTTGATGACAATTTCTAAATATAATGGATTTGATCCAGAGGTAAATACATTTGGAAATTCTGAAGGTAGAGGTATGGATTATTTTACTTTACCTCAAAGTAAATCATTAAGAATATCATTATCATTAACTTATTAA
- the lipA gene encoding lipoyl synthase, which translates to MLELTVLDNIQPKQPRPEWLKVKVPTGETYAQLKTMMRSKALHTVCEEARCPNMAECWSAGTATFMILGDTCTRSCGFCSVKTGKPEELDLEEPLRVAEAIEQMGVKHAVITSVNRDELPDGGASLFAQTITQTRTRNPQVKVEVLIPDFKGNLDSLQLIINAAPDILNHNTETVPSLYRIVRPQGRYQWTLDVLKYSKENGMRTKTGIMLGLGEEKEELIQTMKDLVNSGVDILTLGQYLQPTKNHLPVIRFVKPEEFDELKKIGLDLGFNYVESSPLVRSSYHAERHL; encoded by the coding sequence TTGTTAGAATTAACAGTATTAGATAATATTCAACCCAAGCAACCAAGACCTGAATGGTTAAAAGTAAAAGTACCAACTGGAGAGACTTATGCACAACTTAAAACAATGATGAGGTCGAAAGCATTGCATACTGTATGTGAAGAAGCTAGGTGCCCCAATATGGCAGAATGTTGGTCTGCTGGAACTGCAACATTTATGATTCTTGGTGACACATGTACTAGGTCTTGTGGGTTCTGTTCAGTAAAAACTGGTAAACCAGAAGAATTAGATTTAGAGGAACCATTAAGAGTTGCTGAAGCAATAGAACAAATGGGAGTTAAACATGCAGTTATAACTTCAGTAAATAGGGATGAACTTCCAGATGGTGGTGCTAGCTTGTTTGCTCAAACAATAACACAAACTCGTACTAGAAATCCACAAGTAAAAGTTGAAGTTTTAATTCCAGATTTTAAAGGAAATTTAGATTCGTTACAATTAATAATAAATGCTGCTCCAGATATTCTAAATCATAATACAGAAACCGTTCCTTCATTATATAGAATTGTAAGACCTCAAGGAAGATACCAGTGGACTTTAGATGTTTTGAAATATTCAAAAGAAAATGGAATGAGAACTAAAACAGGTATCATGTTAGGTTTAGGAGAAGAAAAAGAAGAGTTGATTCAAACTATGAAAGATCTTGTTAATTCTGGAGTTGATATTTTAACACTTGGACAGTATTTACAACCTACTAAAAATCACTTACCAGTTATAAGATTTGTAAAACCTGAAGAGTTTGATGAGCTTAAAAAAATTGGATTAGATTTAGGTTTTAATTATGTTGAATCCAGTCCTCTTGTTAGGTCAAGTTATCATGCTGAAAGACATTTATAG
- a CDS encoding dephospho-CoA kinase — translation MRKLFIGITGSIGSGKSTVASIFTNEGIPVLVADIIAKELMTTNKDLIIEIKKQFGEQVYNEGEIDKKVLANIIFNNKTKLDIINSLVHPITINEQLKRAEQLFIQGFNIVASEAALIFESGHTSHFDYIIVVTSDKLERYKRAVKRDNLSMSDIAKRDDNQLPEEYKIQHADFVIKNNGSLNELISNTKFIIQLLKTLPSKKIMDERLKASIENLDIDLINDDIISNEEN, via the coding sequence ATGAGAAAATTATTTATTGGAATTACTGGTTCTATAGGATCTGGAAAAAGTACTGTGGCGAGTATTTTTACAAACGAAGGTATACCAGTTTTAGTTGCAGATATTATAGCAAAAGAATTGATGACAACTAATAAAGATTTAATAATTGAAATTAAAAAACAATTTGGAGAACAAGTATATAATGAAGGTGAAATTGATAAAAAAGTTTTAGCAAATATTATATTTAATAACAAAACAAAATTAGATATTATAAATTCTTTGGTTCACCCAATTACCATTAATGAACAATTAAAAAGAGCAGAGCAATTATTTATTCAAGGATTTAATATAGTAGCTTCTGAAGCTGCATTGATATTTGAATCTGGTCATACTAGCCATTTTGATTACATTATTGTTGTTACTTCTGATAAACTTGAAAGATATAAACGTGCTGTTAAAAGGGATAATTTAAGTATGTCGGATATTGCAAAAAGAGATGATAACCAATTGCCTGAAGAATATAAAATTCAACATGCCGATTTTGTAATAAAAAATAATGGTTCATTAAATGAATTAATTTCAAATACTAAATTTATAATCCAATTATTAAAAACGTTACCTTCAAAGAAAATTATGGATGAAAGATTAAAAGCTTCAATTGAAAATTTAGATATAGATTTAATTAATGATGATATTATATCAAATGAAGAAAATTAA
- a CDS encoding phosphatidate cytidylyltransferase, with translation MQQSNKYPFGPTKFELKYGNNITRILFAVIAIPIVLLCVSLGGYWFLTFMMIISSIALIEFYWLCESKELYPNIFLGVIASLVLQYIFSVHSVDKITFVLIPLFVVTMSVELFRNKNNSILNVASTLAGVMYISLSMACFTEIRYYFNDNLDSTIFHTNNLDIGIVFAILISIWVCDSFAYFVGRKFGKHKLFERISPKKSWEGTIAGAIGSVVSMLLVQRFWLVDLSIFDSIVIGLIAGIFGQLGDLSESMLKRSARIKDSSQILPGHGGVLDRFDSLLFVSPLVYIYLNIK, from the coding sequence ATGCAACAATCAAACAAATACCCATTTGGTCCAACAAAATTTGAGCTAAAATATGGGAATAACATCACAAGAATATTATTTGCAGTTATTGCAATTCCAATTGTATTGTTGTGTGTCTCACTTGGAGGTTATTGGTTCTTAACTTTTATGATGATTATTTCATCAATAGCCTTAATAGAATTTTATTGGCTTTGTGAATCTAAAGAGTTGTACCCTAATATATTTCTTGGTGTAATAGCATCATTAGTTTTACAATACATTTTCTCAGTTCATTCAGTGGATAAAATTACATTTGTATTGATACCTTTGTTTGTTGTTACAATGAGTGTTGAATTATTTAGAAATAAAAACAATTCAATATTAAATGTTGCATCTACTTTAGCTGGTGTAATGTATATTTCATTATCTATGGCATGTTTTACTGAAATTAGATATTACTTTAATGATAATTTAGACTCAACAATATTTCACACAAATAATTTAGATATTGGAATTGTATTTGCGATATTAATTTCTATTTGGGTTTGTGACTCATTTGCATATTTTGTTGGAAGAAAATTTGGTAAACATAAATTGTTCGAAAGAATTTCTCCAAAAAAATCTTGGGAAGGGACTATAGCTGGTGCCATCGGATCAGTTGTTTCAATGTTACTTGTTCAAAGATTTTGGTTAGTTGATCTGTCAATATTTGACTCAATAGTAATTGGTTTAATTGCAGGAATATTTGGACAGTTGGGTGATTTATCTGAGTCTATGTTAAAAAGATCTGCAAGAATTAAAGATTCATCTCAAATACTTCCTGGTCATGGAGGAGTATTAGATAGATTTGATAGTTTATTATTTGTTTCTCCTTTAGTTTATATTTATCTAAATATAAAGTAA